In a single window of the Zea mays cultivar B73 chromosome 5, Zm-B73-REFERENCE-NAM-5.0, whole genome shotgun sequence genome:
- the LOC103627899 gene encoding ABC transporter G family member 28, with translation MACWVAAAMHLLLLCNAAAAARAAVALFAATPMPPRLSLAEAAAAAGAGDYDDGGTGDKGSQALVGSPIVAGAMNNRLRALTSSFAAAIGKKLDYCIKDTETEWNQAFDFSKDTTFLTNCMKETKGDLQQRICTAAEMRFYFDSLMGGDDTAEANYVRPNVNCNRSSWIDGCEPGWACSAGADQKINLQDTKNMPYRPLKCQSCCPGFFCPHGLTCMIPCPLGAYCPRSSLNTSTGICDPYNYQPPPGNPNHTCGAADIWADVVTTDDIFCPAGFYCPSTIQKLPCSSGYYCRKGSTSQTRCYKKSSCPPNSATQDITIFGALLVVASCLVLLIIYNFSGQILTNREKRQAKSREAAARHARETAQARERWKSAKGVAKKAGVGLQSQLSRTFSRKKGGGGGGGQSSQLQAGASTKVGDDAGGKKHSNLADMVRSIDDNPESDEGFNLEVGDKALKKPTGKEMHTRSQIFKYAYGQIEREKAMQQENHNMTFSGVISMAQDHDVSTRLSVEIAFKDLTLTLKGSKKKLLRSVTGKLSPGKVAAVMGPSGAGKTTFLSAIAGKATGCDTSGLVLINGRIEPIRGYKKIIGFVPQDDIVHGNLTVEENLWFNARCRLSAEMSKADKVLVVERVIESLGLQPVRDSLVGTVEQRGISGGQRKRVNVGLEMVMEPSVLILDEPTSGLDSASSLLLLRALRREALEGVNISMVVHQPSYTLYRMFDDLILLAKGGMTVYHGPVKKVEEYFTGLGIVVPERVNPPDYYIDILEGIVKPSLSSGGSVKDLPIRWMVHNGYDVPRDMLQSSSESESTSRGDAGHAPDEPSSVVSLLWGNLRDILGQKKDEYDYNKTSEDLSKRKTPGILRQYRYFLGRCGKQRLRDARIQGVDYLILCLAGICLGTLAKVSDETFGALGYTYTVIAVSLLCKIGALRSFTLDKINYWRERASGMSSLAYFLSKDSIDHFNTVVKPIVYLSMFYFFNNPRSSIWENYIVLLALVYCVTGIGYTFAVFFQPGSAQLWSALLPVVLTLIATQQKDTILADLCYTKWALEAFVIANAQNYSGVWLITRCGSLVRSGYDIEHEALCIAVLIANGVLFRCVAFFCMVTFQKN, from the exons ATGGCCTGCTGGGTGGCGGCCGCCATGCACCTGCTGCTGCTCTGCAACGCCGCGGCCGCCGCGCGCGCCGCCGTCGCCCTGTTCGCCGCGACTCCGATGCCCCCGCGCCTGTCCCTCGcggaggccgccgccgccgccggcgcagGCGACTACGACGACGGCGGCACCGGGGACAAGGGGTCCCAGGCCCTCGTGGGGAGCCCCATCGTGGCCGGCGCCATGAACAACCGCCTGAGGGCGCTCACCTCCTCCTTCGCCGCCGCCATCGGCAAgaagctggactactgcatcaaGGACAC GGAGACGGAGTGGAATCAGGCCTTCGATTTCTCCAAGGACACCACCTTCCTCACCAATTGCATGAAGGAGACCAAGG GGGACCTCCAGCAGCGGATCTGCACGGCCGCCGAGATGAGGTTCTACTTCGACAGCCTGATGGGCGGCGACGACACGGCGGAGGCCAACTACGTGAGGCCCAACGTCAACTGCAACCGGTCGTCGTGGATCGACGGGTGCGAGCCCGGCTGGGCGTGCAGCGCCGGGGCCGACCAGAAGATCAACCTGCAGGACACCAAGAACATGCCCTACAGGCCGCTCAAGTGCCAGTCCTGCTGCCCAGGATTCTTCTGCCCGCATGGCCTCACCTGCATGATCC CTTGCCCTCTGGGTGCCTACTGTCCACGGTCCAGCCTGAATACCTCCACAGGCATCTGTGACCC CTACAACTACCAGCCGCCGCCCGGGAACCCTAACCACACCTGCGGAGCCGCCGACATCTGGGCCGATGTGGTCACGACAGATGACATCTTCTGCCCCGCTGGATTCTACTGCCCCAGCACTATACAGAAGCTCCCTTGTAGTAGTGG GTATTATTGCAGGAAGGGATCAACCTCACAGACTA GATGCTACAAGAAGAGCTCTTGCCCACCAAACTCTGCTACTCAGGACATCACAATCTTCGGCGCGCTGCTTGTGGTCGCGTCCTGCTTAGTCCTCCTCATCATCTACAACTTCTCCGGCCAAATCCTGACCAACCGCGAGAAGCGGCAGGCCAAGTCCCGGGAGGCCGCCGCGAGGCACGCGCGGGAGACAGCGCAGGCCCGGGAGAGGTGGAAGTCGGCCAAGGGCGTGGCCAAGAAGGCCGGCGTGGGCCTGCAGTCGCAGCTGTCCCGCACCTTCTCGCGCAAGaagggcggtggcggtggcggtgggcAGTCGTCGCAGCTGCAGGCCGGAGCGTCCACAAAGGTAGGTGATGACGCGGGCGGGAAGAAGCACAGCAACCTCGCCGACATGGTGCGGTCCATCGACGACAACCCGGAGAGCGACGAAGGGTTCAACCTGGAGGTAGGGGACAAGGCGCTGAAGAAGCCGACGGGCAAGGAGATGCACACCCGGAGCCAGATCTTCAAGTACGCGTACGGCCAGATCGAGAGGGAGAAGGCGATGCAGCAGGAGAACCACAACATGACCTTCTCGGGCGTCATCTCCATGGCGCAGGACCACGACGTGAGCACGCGCCTGTCCGTCGAGATCGCCTTCAAGGACCTGACCCTCACGCTCAAGGGCAGCAAGAAGAAGCTCCTGCGGTCCGTCACGGGGAAGCTCTCGCCCGGGAAGGTGGCGGCCGTCATGGGCCCGTCCGGcgccgggaagaccaccttcctcagcGCCATCGCCGGCAAGGCCACAGGGTGCGACACGTCGGGCCTGGTGCTGATAAACGGCAGGATCGAGCCGATCCGAGGGTACAAGAAGATCATCGGCTTCGTACCCCAGGACGACATCGTCCACGGCAACCTGACCGTGGAGGAGAACCTGTGGTTCAACGCGAGGTGCAGGCTGTCGGCGGAGATGTCGAAAGCCGACAAGGTGCTCGTCGTGGAGAGGGTCATCGAGTCCCTTGGGCTGCAGCCGGTCCGGGACTCCCTGGTGGGGACGGTGGAGCAGCGCGGCATCTCCGGCGGGCAGCGGAAGAGGGTCAACGTcggcctggagatggtgatggagCCGTCGGTGCTGATCCTGGACGAGCCGACGTCTGGACTGGACAGCGCATCCTCGCTGCTCCTGCTCCGCGCCCTCCGCCGCGAGGCTCTCGAGGGCGTCAACATCTCCATGGTGGTCCACCAGCCCAGCTACACACTGTACAGGATGTTCGACGACCTGATCCTACTGGCCAAGGGGGGCATGACGGTGTACCACGGGCCGGTGAAGAAGGTGGAGGAGTACTTCACAGGGCTGGGCATCGTGGTGCCGGAGCGCGTGAACCCGCCGGACTACTACATCGACATCCTGGAGGGCATCGTGAAGCCGAGCCTGAGCTCGGGAGGCAGCGTCAAGGACCTGCCCATCAGGTGGATGGTGCACAACGGCTACGACGTGCCGCGGGACATGCTGCAGAGCTCGTCGGAATCGGAGTCCACGTCCAGGGGCGACGCGGGACACGCTCCGGACGAGCCGTCGTCCGTGGTCTCGCTGCTCTGGGGCAACCTCAGGGACATCCTCGGGCAGAAGAAGGACGAGTACGACTACAACAAGACGTCGGAGGACCTGTCCAAGCGCAAGACTCCAGGCATACTCAGGCAGTACAGATACTTCCTAGGAAG GTGCGGCAAGCAGAGGCTCCGTGACGCCAGGATACAGGGAGTGGACTACCTGATCCTCTGTCTCGCCGGCATATGCCTGGGAACGCTGGCCAAAGTGAGCGACGAGACGTTCGGGGCGCTGGGGTACACCTACACCGTCATCGCTGTCT CTCTGCTGTGCAAGATCGGAGCCCTGCGTTCCTTCACGCTGGACAAGATAAACTACTGGAGGGAGCGAGCCTCCGGGATGAGCTCGCTGGCCTACTTCCTGTCCAAGGACAGCATCGACCACTTCAACACGGTGGTGAAGCCCATCGTCTACCTCTCCATGTTCTACTTCTTCAACAACCCGCGGTCCTCCATCTGGGAGAACTACATCGTCCTCCTCGCGCTCGTCTACTGCGTCACCGGCATCGGATACACCTTCGCAGTCTTCTTCCAGCCAGGTTCCGCGCAGCTG TGGTCGGCCTTGCTTCCGGTGGTTTTGACTCTGATAGCCACTCAGCAGAAGGACACTATCCTTGCCGACCTGTGCTACACCAAGTGGGCTCTGGAAGCCTTCGTCATTGCCAACGCTCAGAA CTATTCCGGCGTGTGGCTCATAACCCGGTGTGGCTCGCTGGTCAGGAGCGGCTACGATATCGAGCACGAGGCTCTCTGTATAGCGGTCCTCATCGCCAACGGGGTACTCTTCCGCTGTGTAGCCTTCTTCTGCATGGTCACCTTCCAGAAGAACTGA
- the LOC100280259 gene encoding putative protein kinase superfamily protein isoform X2: protein MRCLPFLHGDTKEKDPVTKSASLRSMSTTSTERDVRSGSDFTSLNVSDMSAESIRRTQYPSFTDRPSNLRVFSFAELKSATRNFSRSLMVGEGGFGCVYRGVIKTSDEPNERIEIAVKQLNRKGLQGQKEWLTEMNVLGIVDHPNLVKLIGYCAEDDERGVQRLLVYEYMPNGSVDDHLSSRSTSTLSWPMRLKVALDSARGLKYLHEEMEFQVVGTLGYAAPEYMQTGRLTAKSDIWSYGVLLYELITGRRPIDRNRPKSEQKLLDWVKPYISDVKRFPIIVDPRLEGHYNLKSMTKLSSVANRCLVRMPKSRPKMSEVYDMVQKIVDCVGTGPPQPPLLHYHGSASEPGPGDKRARKGSVKRRRLWELRFGCRHIVWRGWKPAIVKDI, encoded by the exons ATGAGGTGCCTGCCTTTCTTgcatggagacaccaaagagaaGGATCCAGTCACTAAGTCGGCCTCTCTACGGTCCATGAGCACAACATCAACGGAGCGCGATGTCCGCTCCGGTTCAGACTTCACCTCCTTGAATGTTTCCGACATGAGCGCCGAGTCGATAAGGAGGACGCAGTACCCCAGCTTCACTGACCGCCCGTCTAACCTGAGGGTGTTCTCCTTTGCTGAACTGAAGAGTGCCACCCGCAACTTCAGCCGGTCTCTCATGGTTGGCGAGGGTGGCTTTGGCTGTGTGTACAGGGGTGTCATCAAGACCTCCGATGAACCGAACGAACGAATTGAGATCGCTGTTAAGCAGTTGAATCGTAAAGGACTTCAG GGGCAGAAGGAGTGGTTAACAGAGATGAATGTGCTTGGAATTGTGGATCATCCAAACCTAGTTAAACTTATAGGCTACTGTGCTGAAGATGATGAGAGGGGAGTACAACGGCTTTTAGTGTACGAATATATGCCTAATGGAAGTGTGGATGATCACTTGTCGAGTAGGTCAACTTCTACTctgtcatggccaatgagactaaAAGTAGCTCTTGATTCTGCTCGGGGACTGAAGTATCTGCATGAAGAAATGGAATTCCAG GTGGTCGGGACTCTAGGCTACGCAGCTCCAGAGTACATGCAGACTGGGCGCCTGACCGCGAAGAGCGACATATGGAGCTACGGCGTCCTCCTGTACGAGCTGATCACAGGCCGCCGCCCCATCGACCGGAACCGCCCAAAGAGCGAGCAGAAGCTCCTGGACTGGGTGAAGCCGTACATCTCGGACGTGAAACGGTTCCCCATCATCGTCGACCCGCGGCTGGAGGGGCACTACAACCTCAAGTCCATGACGAAGCTGTCCAGTGTGGCGAACCGGTGCCTGGTCCGGATGCCCAAGTCTCGCCCCAAGATGAGCGAGGTGTACGACATGGTGCAGAAGATCGTGGACTGCGTGGGGACCGGCCCGCCGCAGCCCCCGCTGCTGCACTACCACGGCTCGGCCTCTGAGCCTGGCCCTGGCGACAAGCGCGCCAGGAAAGGGTCGGTGAAGAGGAGGAGGCTCTGGGAGCTCAGGTTCGGCTGCCGGCACATCGTGTGGCGCGGCTGGAAGCCTGCGATCGTGAAGGACATCTGA
- the LOC100280259 gene encoding putative protein kinase superfamily protein isoform X1: MRCLPFLHGDTKEKDPVTKSASLRSMSTTSTERDVRSGSDFTSLNVSDMSAESIRRTQYPSFTDRPSNLRVFSFAELKSATRNFSRSLMVGEGGFGCVYRGVIKTSDEPNERIEIAVKQLNRKGLQGQKEWLTEMNVLGIVDHPNLVKLIGYCAEDDERGVQRLLVYEYMPNGSVDDHLSSRSTSTLSWPMRLKVALDSARGLKYLHEEMEFQVIFRDLKTSNILLDENWNAKLSDFGLARHGPAEGLTHVSTAVVGTLGYAAPEYMQTGRLTAKSDIWSYGVLLYELITGRRPIDRNRPKSEQKLLDWVKPYISDVKRFPIIVDPRLEGHYNLKSMTKLSSVANRCLVRMPKSRPKMSEVYDMVQKIVDCVGTGPPQPPLLHYHGSASEPGPGDKRARKGSVKRRRLWELRFGCRHIVWRGWKPAIVKDI; the protein is encoded by the exons ATGAGGTGCCTGCCTTTCTTgcatggagacaccaaagagaaGGATCCAGTCACTAAGTCGGCCTCTCTACGGTCCATGAGCACAACATCAACGGAGCGCGATGTCCGCTCCGGTTCAGACTTCACCTCCTTGAATGTTTCCGACATGAGCGCCGAGTCGATAAGGAGGACGCAGTACCCCAGCTTCACTGACCGCCCGTCTAACCTGAGGGTGTTCTCCTTTGCTGAACTGAAGAGTGCCACCCGCAACTTCAGCCGGTCTCTCATGGTTGGCGAGGGTGGCTTTGGCTGTGTGTACAGGGGTGTCATCAAGACCTCCGATGAACCGAACGAACGAATTGAGATCGCTGTTAAGCAGTTGAATCGTAAAGGACTTCAG GGGCAGAAGGAGTGGTTAACAGAGATGAATGTGCTTGGAATTGTGGATCATCCAAACCTAGTTAAACTTATAGGCTACTGTGCTGAAGATGATGAGAGGGGAGTACAACGGCTTTTAGTGTACGAATATATGCCTAATGGAAGTGTGGATGATCACTTGTCGAGTAGGTCAACTTCTACTctgtcatggccaatgagactaaAAGTAGCTCTTGATTCTGCTCGGGGACTGAAGTATCTGCATGAAGAAATGGAATTCCAG GTTATTTTCCGGGACCTGAAAACATCTAACATTTTGTTGGATGAGAACTGGAATGCTAAACTGTCAGACTTTGGTTTGGCTAGGCATGGACCAGCAGAAGGTCTGACCCATGTCTCCACAGCG GTGGTCGGGACTCTAGGCTACGCAGCTCCAGAGTACATGCAGACTGGGCGCCTGACCGCGAAGAGCGACATATGGAGCTACGGCGTCCTCCTGTACGAGCTGATCACAGGCCGCCGCCCCATCGACCGGAACCGCCCAAAGAGCGAGCAGAAGCTCCTGGACTGGGTGAAGCCGTACATCTCGGACGTGAAACGGTTCCCCATCATCGTCGACCCGCGGCTGGAGGGGCACTACAACCTCAAGTCCATGACGAAGCTGTCCAGTGTGGCGAACCGGTGCCTGGTCCGGATGCCCAAGTCTCGCCCCAAGATGAGCGAGGTGTACGACATGGTGCAGAAGATCGTGGACTGCGTGGGGACCGGCCCGCCGCAGCCCCCGCTGCTGCACTACCACGGCTCGGCCTCTGAGCCTGGCCCTGGCGACAAGCGCGCCAGGAAAGGGTCGGTGAAGAGGAGGAGGCTCTGGGAGCTCAGGTTCGGCTGCCGGCACATCGTGTGGCGCGGCTGGAAGCCTGCGATCGTGAAGGACATCTGA
- the LOC100284130 gene encoding uncharacterized protein LOC100284130 — translation MATTRLLPLLRRRLAAAIAGSPAPYSLRGPSFPAPAAAGLRSLLKAAGASDTATEPQDQQHSETTPPPASVPTPESGLKVRDTSNLKISPRHDLAMIFTCKVCETRSMKMASRDSYENGVVVVRCGGCNNLHLMADRLGWFGEPGSIEDFLATQGEEVKKGSTDTISFTLDDLAGSQVSSKGPSEQN, via the exons ATGGCCACCACCCGCTTGCTGCCGCTGCTCCGACGCCGCCTCGCCGCCGCAATCGCCGGATCGCCTGCTCCCTACTCCCTCCGAG GACCCTCATTTCCTGCACCAGCAGCTGCAGGGCTAAGGTCCCTCCTAAAAGCTGCTGGAGCGAGCGATACTGCAACAGAACCCCAGGACCAACAGCATTCCGAAACAACTCCCCCGCCGGCTTCTGTCCCGACACCGGAGTCCGGTCTCAAAGTCAGGGACACCTCCAACCTGAAGATCTCACCAAGGCATGACCTCGCCATGATCTTTACGTGCAAGGTGTGCGAGACCAGGTCCATGAAGATGGCCAGCAGGGACTCGTACGAGAACGGAGTCGTGGTCGTGCGGTGCGGTGGctgcaacaacctccacctcatGGCGGACAGGCTTGGCTGGTTTGGGGAGCCAGGGAGCATTGAGGACTTCCTAGCGACGCAAGGGGAGGAGGTGAAGAAAGGTTCGACAGATACTATCAGCTTTACTTTGGACGACTTGGCTGGGTCTCAGGTCAGTTCTAAGGGGCCTTCCGAACAAAATTAA